One part of the Phacochoerus africanus isolate WHEZ1 chromosome 7, ROS_Pafr_v1, whole genome shotgun sequence genome encodes these proteins:
- the ATXN7L3B gene encoding ataxin-7-like protein 3B, which translates to MEEISLANLDTNKLEAIAQEIYVDLIEDSCLGFCFEVHRAVKCGYFYLEFAETGNVKDFGIQPVEDKGACRLPLCSLPGESGNGPDQQLQRSPPEFQ; encoded by the coding sequence ATGGAGGAAATTTCGTTGGCTAACCTGGATACTAACAAGCTAGAGGCCATCGCTCAGGAGATATACGTAGACCTGATAGAGGATTCTTGTTTGGGCTTCTGCTTTGAGGTGCACCGGGCAGTCAAGTGTGGCTACTTCTACCTGGAATTCGCAGAGACTGGTAATGTGAAAGATTTTGGCATTCAGCCAGTGGAAGATAAAGGAGCATGTCGCCTCCCGCTTTGCTCCCTTCCTGGAGAATCTGGAAATGGGCCtgatcagcagctgcagcgctcACCTCCGGAATTCCAGTAG